The following coding sequences are from one Streptomyces sp. NBC_01232 window:
- a CDS encoding GNAT family N-acetyltransferase gives MEIELRETNDDDLAVFWEQLTHPELRRMAALTRKYHHDRGHFDAHWAKVRNDPAVTLRTVLADRVVVGHAAVFGPPGEREVTYVIGPGHWGRGIATRALAELIRLEDTRPLHAGAVSDNAGSIRVLEKCGFVLTGRTRDYARARGEEVDVVLLTLH, from the coding sequence ATGGAGATCGAGCTGCGCGAGACGAACGACGACGACCTGGCCGTGTTCTGGGAGCAGCTGACGCACCCGGAGCTCCGGCGGATGGCGGCGCTCACCAGGAAGTACCACCACGACCGGGGCCATTTCGACGCGCACTGGGCGAAGGTGCGCAACGACCCCGCCGTGACCCTGCGCACGGTGCTCGCCGACCGGGTCGTCGTCGGTCACGCCGCCGTGTTCGGGCCGCCCGGGGAGCGCGAGGTGACGTACGTGATCGGCCCCGGGCACTGGGGACGGGGGATCGCCACCCGGGCGCTGGCCGAGCTGATCCGGCTGGAGGACACCCGGCCCCTGCACGCCGGGGCGGTCTCCGACAACGCGGGCTCGATCCGGGTGCTGGAGAAGTGCGGGTTCGTCCTCACCGGCCGCACCCGCGACTACGCCAGGGCCCGCGGCGAAGAGGTGGACGTCGTCCTGCTCACCCTGCACTGA
- a CDS encoding MFS transporter, which yields MTPHSDSRTSGSAEAGSGAGQAGAGTGTGTGAGKTGTPHAVRWALAGLSLSVLLSSLGTGIAHVGLPALAQAFSASFQAVQWIVLAYLLAITTLVVGVGRLGDLVGRRRLLLAGISLFTASSVLCAAAPALWLLVGARAAQGVGAAVMMALTMAFVGETVPEERTGSAMGLLATMSAVGTALGPSLGGALLAGFGWRALFLVNVPLGIVAFLLAHRHLPVGRHRPAGADRARFDHVGTLLLALTLAAYALAMTLGRGRFGALNAALLLAAAVGVALFVRAEARVASPLVQRALLRDPAIGAGLASSALVSTVMMATLVVGPFYLSRALGLDGGAAGLVLSAGPLVAAVTGVPAGRLADRFGARRTTLLGLLVMAAGSLTLAVAPASTGVLGYVTPLAVVTAGYAVFQTANNTAVMADAGPDRRGVVSGMLNLSRNLGLVTGASVMGAVFARGSGTADIASAHAGAVAAGMRFTFLVAAVLVLAALTAAATRRP from the coding sequence ATGACCCCGCACAGTGATTCCAGAACGAGTGGCAGCGCCGAGGCCGGGAGCGGAGCCGGGCAGGCCGGAGCCGGGACGGGCACAGGGACGGGCGCCGGGAAGACCGGGACCCCTCACGCGGTCCGCTGGGCGCTCGCCGGCCTCTCCCTCTCCGTCCTGCTGTCCTCGCTCGGCACCGGCATCGCCCACGTCGGCCTGCCGGCCCTGGCGCAGGCGTTCTCGGCATCGTTCCAGGCGGTCCAGTGGATCGTCCTCGCCTATCTCCTCGCCATCACCACCCTGGTCGTCGGCGTGGGGCGGCTCGGTGACCTCGTCGGCCGGCGACGGCTGCTCCTGGCCGGGATCTCCCTGTTCACCGCATCCTCGGTACTGTGCGCCGCCGCGCCCGCCCTCTGGCTGCTGGTCGGGGCCCGGGCGGCGCAGGGTGTGGGAGCCGCCGTCATGATGGCGCTCACCATGGCTTTCGTCGGTGAGACCGTCCCCGAGGAACGGACGGGCAGTGCCATGGGGCTGCTCGCCACGATGTCCGCCGTGGGCACCGCGCTCGGTCCGTCACTGGGCGGGGCCCTGCTCGCCGGGTTCGGATGGCGGGCGCTCTTCCTCGTCAACGTCCCGCTGGGCATCGTGGCGTTCCTGCTGGCCCACCGCCATCTGCCCGTCGGCCGCCACAGGCCCGCCGGGGCCGACCGCGCCCGCTTCGACCACGTGGGCACGCTGCTGCTCGCGCTGACGCTTGCCGCCTACGCGCTCGCCATGACCCTCGGCCGCGGCCGGTTCGGCGCGCTCAACGCGGCGCTGCTGCTGGCCGCCGCCGTCGGGGTCGCCCTCTTCGTACGCGCCGAGGCGCGGGTGGCGTCGCCCCTGGTCCAACGGGCGCTGTTGCGTGATCCGGCGATCGGCGCCGGCCTCGCCTCGAGCGCGCTCGTGTCCACGGTGATGATGGCGACGCTGGTGGTCGGTCCCTTCTACCTCTCCCGCGCGCTCGGGCTCGACGGGGGCGCTGCCGGACTCGTCCTGTCGGCCGGGCCGCTGGTGGCGGCGGTGACCGGGGTGCCGGCCGGCCGGCTCGCGGACCGGTTCGGCGCACGGCGCACGACCCTGCTCGGGCTCCTCGTGATGGCGGCGGGCTCCCTCACCCTGGCCGTGGCCCCGGCGTCGACCGGTGTGCTCGGTTACGTCACCCCTCTCGCGGTCGTGACCGCGGGCTACGCAGTGTTCCAGACGGCCAACAACACCGCCGTGATGGCGGATGCAGGACCCGACCGGCGGGGCGTCGTGTCCGGCATGCTCAACCTCTCGCGCAATCTCGGACTCGTCACCGGCGCGTCCGTCATGGGCGCCGTGTTCGCCCGCGGGTCGGGGACGGCCGACATCGCCTCGGCGCATGCCGGCGCCGTGGCCGCCGGCATGCGCTTCACCTTCCTGGTCGCGGCGGTCCTGGTCCTGGCCGCACTCACCGCCGCCGCGACCCGCCGCCCGTAG
- a CDS encoding MFS transporter produces MTSAAAPGSHPAPPPESGPPGEPKSTARPGAAFPPSAGSPPGDGTAPWKGWAAVCAVSLGIFCLITSELLPVGLLTPVGTDLGVSDGTAGLMVTAPGLVAGFCAPLVTVGAGRLDRRLVLCVLIALMVAANLAAALAPGFAVVLAARLLVGVSVGGFWAIAGGLAVRLVPERHVGRATALVFGGVPTASVLGVPAGTLLGEVIGWRAAFAAVGGLGLVTLTALLLLLPPLPPTRHVAFPELPALLRENRAVRAGVVVTFLVVTGQFAAYTFVRPILQDVSGIDAGCVSTLLLGYGVAGVAGNFLAGARDAYRTLLVVSSSLAVILALIAVLPGPVAGTVLLLAWGLVYGGVSVSVQGWMIKAAPEAPEAASSLMVAMFNFAIAAGALGGGLAVDGISAPAAPLGGAALMLAAAGTVWATAIRRKPGTPG; encoded by the coding sequence ATGACCTCAGCCGCCGCGCCCGGCAGCCATCCCGCGCCGCCCCCCGAGTCCGGCCCGCCCGGGGAGCCGAAGTCCACGGCCCGGCCGGGAGCCGCATTCCCGCCCTCAGCCGGCTCCCCACCGGGAGACGGGACCGCTCCGTGGAAGGGCTGGGCGGCCGTCTGCGCCGTCTCGCTCGGAATCTTCTGCCTGATCACCTCCGAGCTGCTGCCCGTCGGGCTGCTCACCCCCGTCGGGACCGACCTCGGCGTGTCCGACGGGACCGCCGGCCTGATGGTCACCGCACCCGGGCTGGTCGCCGGTTTCTGTGCGCCGCTGGTCACCGTCGGCGCCGGCCGGCTCGACCGTCGGCTCGTCCTGTGCGTGCTCATCGCCCTGATGGTCGCCGCCAACCTGGCCGCCGCCCTCGCCCCCGGCTTCGCCGTCGTCCTGGCGGCCCGGCTGCTCGTCGGAGTCAGCGTCGGCGGGTTCTGGGCCATCGCGGGCGGACTCGCCGTACGCCTCGTGCCCGAGCGCCACGTCGGCCGGGCGACCGCGCTCGTCTTCGGCGGTGTGCCCACCGCCTCCGTGCTCGGCGTCCCCGCCGGCACCCTGCTCGGCGAAGTCATCGGCTGGCGCGCCGCCTTCGCGGCGGTCGGCGGCCTCGGCCTGGTCACCCTGACCGCCCTCCTCCTGCTGCTCCCCCCGCTGCCGCCGACCCGGCACGTCGCCTTCCCCGAACTCCCCGCCCTGCTCCGCGAGAACCGCGCCGTGCGGGCCGGGGTCGTCGTCACCTTCCTCGTGGTGACCGGGCAGTTCGCCGCCTACACCTTCGTCCGACCGATCCTGCAGGACGTCTCCGGCATCGACGCCGGCTGTGTCAGCACCCTGCTGCTCGGCTACGGCGTCGCGGGGGTCGCCGGCAACTTCCTGGCGGGGGCGCGAGACGCGTACCGCACCCTGCTCGTCGTCAGCTCCTCCCTCGCCGTGATCCTCGCGCTGATCGCCGTCCTGCCGGGACCCGTCGCCGGGACCGTACTGCTGCTGGCCTGGGGACTCGTCTACGGAGGGGTCTCGGTGAGCGTGCAGGGCTGGATGATCAAGGCGGCCCCGGAGGCGCCCGAGGCCGCTTCCTCGCTGATGGTGGCGATGTTCAACTTCGCCATAGCGGCAGGTGCGCTGGGTGGCGGTCTCGCGGTCGACGGCATCTCCGCCCCCGCCGCCCCGCTCGGCGGAGCCGCCCTCATGCTCGCGGCCGCCGGTACCGTCTGGGCCACGGCGATCCGCCGCAAACCCGGCACTCCCGGCTGA
- a CDS encoding helix-turn-helix transcriptional regulator: MRADRLLSLLLLLQNRGRMTASRLAAELEVSVRTIHRDIDALGASGVPVLADRGPAGGYRLAEGYRTRLTGLTDTQADSLFLAGAPTAAQELGLGADLATAQLKLQAALPAALAERARRIQGRFHLDAPAWFRDADPVPHLAQIARAVWDQHVLRTHYRRWRGEVRRELHPLGLVLKGGIWYLVADVDGAVRTYRVSRFLTVDTAAERFERPAGFELAAYWQESTSRLDAVLHQQTAELRLSPRGQLMLPMQFGAAGTRALAEADPPDADGWVRLRLGVESPAVAVGDLLRLGTEAEVLGPPELRRALAETVTALARRYA; encoded by the coding sequence ATGCGCGCCGACCGGCTCCTCTCCCTGCTCCTGCTGCTGCAGAACCGCGGCCGGATGACCGCGTCCCGGCTCGCCGCCGAGCTGGAGGTGTCGGTACGCACGATCCACCGCGACATCGACGCCCTCGGGGCGTCGGGCGTTCCCGTCCTCGCCGACCGCGGACCGGCCGGCGGATACCGGCTGGCCGAGGGCTACCGCACGCGCCTCACCGGCCTCACCGACACCCAGGCGGACTCCCTCTTCCTCGCCGGCGCCCCCACGGCCGCGCAGGAGCTCGGCCTCGGCGCCGACCTGGCCACCGCCCAGCTCAAACTGCAGGCCGCGCTGCCGGCCGCACTCGCCGAGCGGGCCCGCAGGATCCAGGGCCGATTCCACCTCGACGCCCCCGCCTGGTTCCGGGACGCCGACCCCGTCCCCCATCTCGCCCAGATCGCCCGGGCCGTCTGGGACCAGCACGTCCTGCGCACCCACTACCGCCGCTGGCGCGGCGAGGTACGGCGCGAACTGCACCCCCTCGGCCTCGTCCTCAAGGGCGGCATCTGGTACCTCGTCGCCGACGTCGACGGCGCCGTACGGACCTACCGGGTCTCCCGGTTCCTGACCGTGGACACCGCGGCGGAGCGCTTCGAACGGCCCGCCGGATTCGAACTGGCCGCGTACTGGCAGGAGTCCACCAGCCGGCTGGATGCCGTACTCCACCAGCAGACCGCCGAACTGCGGCTGTCACCGCGCGGGCAGCTGATGCTGCCGATGCAGTTCGGGGCGGCGGGCACCCGGGCGCTGGCCGAAGCAGACCCGCCCGACGCCGACGGCTGGGTCCGGCTGCGCCTCGGCGTCGAGTCCCCGGCCGTCGCCGTCGGCGACCTGCTCCGCCTGGGCACGGAGGCCGAGGTGCTCGGCCCGCCCGAACTGCGCCGCGCCCTCGCGGAGACGGTGACAGCCCTGGCCCGGCGCTACGCGTGA
- a CDS encoding DNRLRE domain-containing protein, whose protein sequence is MRRFRGPAAALALSLAGTGAGVGLGLVPQAAAVTPPVAFTADALSTWQPNGVVWALAEAGGQVFAGGTFSTVRPPAGGSGSEQSAVNFVALDAATGAPTSCELSFTVGSGTATVRALALSPDKSTLYAGGYFGAVNGTAVSSIAAIDVASCTVKQGFRPAFAATVRALAVTGDTVYAGGDFLSVAGQPRQRFAAVGAADGALKPFTADADEPGRAVEVTPDGNNVVLGGDFFTVNGTNTHALAVVDATSGALTKSYAGFIETNSVVKDIATDATGFYTANEGTGGGVFDGRIALNLPDFGQRWRDTCLGATQAVLPHQNVLYSASHAHDCSSVGEFPDGQRHHLLAQPTSGTGKLGWAPDTNDGIGEGIGPRVMTVGSKGGVQYLWVGGEFTTVNGAAQQSLTRFASTGDTGAPTVPVASAVSFKPGEVQVRWRTSLDLDDSALTYRIHRNGAATPIATVAADSLFFKRPQASWTDTTAAAGQTYTYRVTATDAAGNTSALSATASVTVPTSAEGYPSRVRTDGADLYWRYDESALPFVADSSAGGNQSGVHNNAPALRQTPGAVSGASTAIGFNGSNTHVYADKRQAIGSTYSVETWFRTNTTRGGKLVGFGNSQGGTSNQYDKHVYMTNDGRLVYGVYTGATRTITTPGAYNDNQWHHVVATQGPGGMTLYVDGAQKGTLNVTTHENYSGYWRTGGDNLTAWPNRPTSDHWAGQLDETAVYPTVLSAAQVQNHFTLATAPADSVVRVTAAEDTYANAGAPGTNYGTSGSLAVRGTSFYASYLRFDLPAAPAGTVLKSAALSVKTSTMSGAGTTDTVSVVPVTGSWSEGGTTYNNRPALGGPALGAFAGIPDGSAVHTTGLTTATVAAALGGSYGLGLSSTGTDALWLWSSEAQANEGTPELTLTFGAP, encoded by the coding sequence ATGCGTAGATTCCGAGGGCCGGCGGCTGCTCTCGCCCTGTCCCTGGCAGGAACCGGCGCGGGGGTGGGCCTCGGCCTCGTCCCGCAGGCGGCGGCGGTCACCCCGCCCGTCGCGTTCACCGCCGACGCGCTGTCCACCTGGCAGCCCAACGGCGTCGTCTGGGCGCTCGCCGAGGCGGGCGGCCAGGTCTTCGCAGGCGGCACCTTCTCCACCGTGCGCCCGCCCGCCGGAGGCTCCGGAAGCGAGCAGTCGGCCGTGAACTTCGTGGCGCTCGACGCCGCGACCGGCGCCCCGACCTCCTGCGAACTGTCCTTCACCGTCGGCTCCGGCACCGCCACGGTCCGCGCGCTCGCCCTCTCTCCGGACAAGTCGACGCTCTACGCCGGCGGCTACTTCGGCGCCGTCAACGGCACCGCCGTCTCCAGCATCGCCGCCATCGACGTGGCGAGCTGCACCGTGAAGCAGGGCTTCCGCCCGGCCTTCGCGGCCACCGTCCGCGCCCTCGCCGTCACCGGTGACACCGTCTATGCGGGCGGCGACTTCCTCAGCGTCGCCGGCCAGCCCCGCCAGCGCTTCGCCGCAGTCGGCGCGGCCGACGGGGCGCTGAAGCCCTTCACCGCCGACGCCGACGAACCCGGGCGCGCCGTCGAGGTCACCCCGGACGGCAACAACGTGGTGCTCGGCGGGGACTTCTTCACCGTCAACGGCACGAACACGCACGCCCTGGCCGTCGTCGACGCGACGAGCGGTGCGCTCACCAAGTCGTACGCCGGTTTCATCGAGACCAACTCCGTTGTCAAGGACATAGCCACCGACGCGACCGGCTTCTACACCGCCAACGAGGGCACGGGCGGCGGCGTCTTCGACGGCCGGATCGCGCTGAACCTGCCCGACTTCGGCCAGCGCTGGCGCGACACCTGCCTCGGCGCCACCCAGGCCGTGCTGCCGCACCAGAACGTGCTCTACAGCGCCTCGCACGCGCACGACTGCTCCAGCGTCGGTGAATTCCCCGACGGCCAGCGCCACCACCTGCTCGCCCAGCCCACCAGTGGCACCGGCAAGCTCGGCTGGGCCCCCGACACCAACGACGGCATCGGCGAGGGCATCGGGCCGCGCGTGATGACGGTCGGGTCCAAGGGCGGCGTCCAGTACCTGTGGGTCGGCGGGGAGTTCACCACCGTCAACGGAGCGGCGCAGCAGAGCCTGACGCGCTTCGCCTCCACCGGGGACACCGGCGCGCCCACCGTGCCCGTGGCCAGCGCGGTCAGTTTCAAGCCGGGCGAGGTCCAGGTGCGCTGGCGCACCAGCCTCGACCTCGACGACAGCGCGCTGACCTACCGGATCCACCGGAACGGCGCGGCCACGCCGATCGCCACGGTCGCCGCCGACTCGCTCTTCTTCAAGCGGCCGCAGGCCTCCTGGACCGACACCACCGCCGCGGCGGGCCAGACGTACACCTACCGGGTGACGGCCACGGACGCGGCCGGCAACACCAGCGCCCTGTCCGCCACGGCGAGCGTGACCGTCCCCACCTCGGCGGAGGGCTACCCGAGCCGGGTCCGGACCGACGGGGCCGACCTGTACTGGCGCTACGACGAATCGGCCCTGCCCTTCGTCGCCGACTCCTCCGCCGGCGGCAACCAGAGCGGCGTGCACAACAACGCCCCCGCCCTGAGGCAGACGCCCGGCGCGGTCTCCGGGGCGAGCACGGCGATCGGATTCAACGGCTCCAACACCCACGTGTACGCGGACAAGCGGCAGGCGATCGGCAGCACCTACAGCGTCGAGACCTGGTTCAGGACGAACACCACCCGCGGCGGCAAGCTCGTCGGCTTCGGGAACAGCCAGGGCGGCACCAGCAACCAGTACGACAAGCACGTCTACATGACCAATGACGGCCGGCTGGTGTACGGCGTGTACACCGGAGCCACCCGCACCATCACCACCCCGGGTGCCTACAACGACAACCAGTGGCACCACGTCGTCGCCACCCAGGGGCCGGGCGGGATGACCCTCTACGTGGACGGCGCCCAGAAGGGCACGCTGAACGTCACCACGCACGAGAACTACTCCGGCTACTGGCGCACCGGCGGCGACAACCTCACCGCCTGGCCCAACCGCCCGACCAGCGACCACTGGGCGGGACAGCTCGACGAGACGGCCGTCTACCCGACGGTGCTCAGCGCGGCGCAGGTGCAGAACCACTTCACCCTCGCCACCGCCCCGGCCGACTCGGTGGTCCGCGTGACCGCCGCGGAGGACACCTACGCCAACGCCGGGGCACCCGGCACCAACTACGGGACCTCGGGATCGCTCGCGGTGCGCGGCACCTCGTTCTACGCGAGCTACCTGCGCTTCGACCTCCCCGCCGCGCCCGCCGGCACGGTCCTGAAGTCGGCGGCGCTCAGCGTGAAGACGAGCACGATGAGCGGCGCCGGCACGACGGACACCGTCTCGGTCGTCCCGGTCACCGGCTCGTGGAGCGAGGGCGGGACGACGTACAACAACCGCCCCGCACTGGGTGGCCCGGCGCTCGGCGCCTTCGCCGGGATCCCGGACGGCTCGGCGGTGCACACCACCGGGCTGACCACCGCGACCGTCGCGGCGGCGCTGGGCGGCAGCTACGGCCTGGGCCTGAGCAGCACAGGCACGGACGCCCTGTGGCTGTGGTCCTCCGAGGCTCAGGCCAACGAGGGGACACCGGAGCTGACGCTCACCTTCGGTGCGCCGTGA
- a CDS encoding SDR family NAD(P)-dependent oxidoreductase, whose amino-acid sequence MSPRPVTVVTGGSRGIGAATCLRLATDGHDVALGYTRDAGAAEAVARRVRSTGARCVTVRGDVSEECAVERLFDIAGAELGGVTGLVNNAGVTGPLGRLADARTEDLRRVVEVNLLGYLLCCRRAARDMAAGGGGAIVNVSSAAATLGSPGEYVHYAATKAATDALTVGLAKELGPDGIRVNAVAPGIIETDMHAAMGDPDRPARAAAGIPLGRPGRPEEIAGAIAWLLSADASYTTGTVLRVSGGR is encoded by the coding sequence ATGTCCCCTCGTCCCGTCACCGTCGTCACCGGTGGCAGCAGAGGCATCGGGGCGGCGACCTGTCTGCGACTGGCCACCGACGGACACGATGTGGCGCTCGGATACACCCGCGACGCGGGGGCGGCGGAGGCCGTCGCCCGGCGCGTGCGGTCCACCGGGGCCCGCTGTGTGACCGTGCGCGGCGACGTCTCCGAGGAGTGCGCCGTCGAGCGGCTCTTCGACATCGCGGGCGCCGAACTCGGCGGGGTGACCGGCCTGGTCAACAACGCCGGGGTGACCGGCCCGCTGGGCCGGCTCGCCGATGCGCGTACGGAGGATCTGCGGCGCGTCGTGGAGGTGAACCTCCTCGGGTACCTGCTGTGCTGCCGCCGGGCCGCCCGGGACATGGCGGCGGGCGGGGGCGGGGCGATCGTGAACGTCTCCTCCGCGGCCGCCACCCTCGGCAGCCCCGGTGAGTACGTGCACTATGCGGCGACCAAGGCCGCCACCGACGCGCTCACGGTGGGGCTCGCCAAGGAACTCGGCCCGGACGGGATCCGGGTCAACGCCGTGGCGCCGGGCATCATCGAGACCGACATGCACGCGGCGATGGGCGATCCCGACCGTCCGGCGCGCGCCGCGGCCGGCATCCCGCTCGGCCGGCCGGGCCGGCCCGAGGAGATCGCCGGGGCGATCGCCTGGCTGCTGTCCGCGGACGCCTCGTACACGACGGGCACCGTGCTGCGCGTCTCGGGCGGCCGCTGA
- a CDS encoding DUF3224 domain-containing protein has translation MPTPVETGGRFTFANWEESPVGSAAEPAAATAVPRLAHARVNNAFTGGIEASETACDYTIAYTGENTGSYSGMELVAGSVDGRKGSFVLEERGSFDAGGTVCRFEVLPGSGTGELAGLTGSGGFTYRHGDTSVEYMFTYAVG, from the coding sequence ATGCCCACGCCCGTAGAGACCGGTGGCCGCTTCACCTTCGCCAACTGGGAGGAGAGCCCCGTCGGCTCCGCGGCCGAACCGGCCGCCGCGACCGCCGTCCCGCGGCTCGCCCACGCCCGTGTCAACAACGCCTTCACCGGTGGGATCGAGGCCTCGGAGACCGCCTGCGACTACACGATCGCCTACACCGGGGAGAACACCGGCTCCTACAGCGGCATGGAACTGGTCGCCGGCAGCGTCGACGGCCGCAAGGGCAGCTTCGTACTGGAGGAGCGGGGCAGCTTCGACGCCGGCGGCACCGTCTGCCGGTTCGAGGTGCTCCCCGGCTCCGGCACGGGGGAGCTCGCAGGACTGACGGGCTCCGGAGGCTTCACGTACCGCCACGGCGACACCTCGGTCGAGTACATGTTCACGTACGCCGTGGGGTAG
- a CDS encoding helix-turn-helix domain-containing protein, with translation MDDKQAPQPSPHQAVLDEVAPRLRRLRARRGLTLAALSETTGISKSTLSRLESGQRRPSLELLLPLAAAYQVPLDDLVGAPEVGDPRVRLTPRTLPNGGTAVPLTRGPGPLQAYKMLIPDRGGEPDPRTHEGYEWLYVLEGRLRLVLAEHDLVLGPGEAAEFDTRLPHWFTSADGRPVEILSLFGRQGERMHVRAKPRA, from the coding sequence ATGGACGACAAGCAGGCCCCGCAGCCATCTCCGCACCAGGCGGTCCTCGACGAGGTCGCCCCCCGGCTCAGGCGGCTGCGCGCCCGGCGCGGCCTCACCCTGGCCGCCCTCTCCGAGACCACCGGAATCTCGAAGAGCACCCTGTCCCGGCTGGAGTCCGGGCAGCGCCGCCCCAGCCTGGAACTGCTGCTGCCGCTCGCGGCCGCGTACCAGGTTCCCCTCGACGACCTGGTGGGCGCCCCCGAGGTGGGCGATCCCCGGGTGCGACTGACCCCCCGCACCCTGCCGAACGGCGGCACGGCCGTACCGCTGACCCGGGGCCCCGGGCCCCTCCAGGCGTACAAGATGCTCATCCCCGACCGGGGCGGCGAGCCGGACCCGCGGACGCACGAGGGCTACGAGTGGCTGTACGTACTGGAGGGCCGGCTGCGCCTCGTCCTCGCCGAACACGACCTGGTCCTCGGCCCCGGCGAGGCCGCCGAGTTCGACACCCGGCTGCCCCACTGGTTCACCAGCGCGGACGGGAGGCCCGTCGAGATCCTCAGCCTCTTCGGACGGCAGGGGGAGCGCATGCACGTCCGGGCGAAGCCCCGCGCGTGA
- a CDS encoding MerR family transcriptional regulator, with amino-acid sequence MFTIGDFAKHGRVSVRMLRHYDALGLLRPARVDPFTGYRSYEAGQLARLNRVIALKELGFTLDQVGSILDERVGAEELRGMLRLRQAELETAMAAAAARLVQVEARLRIIESEGTMPVDDIVVKSLPPVRLAELTATAASYEPQDIGPAIGPLFDELCRRVEAAGVVPTGPGTAYYEDAPGTESAAAVLVHAGLPVASSVRAEDLGGGIRIVALPAVERAATVVHRGPMDGVLPTAQALARWIDAHGHRSAGYARELSLACPEDPEQWVTELQEPLAATS; translated from the coding sequence ATGTTCACCATCGGAGACTTCGCCAAGCACGGCCGGGTGTCGGTCCGCATGCTGCGTCACTACGACGCCCTCGGACTGCTGCGCCCGGCCCGTGTCGACCCGTTCACGGGCTACCGCTCCTACGAGGCCGGGCAGCTCGCCCGCCTCAACCGTGTCATCGCGCTCAAGGAACTCGGCTTCACCCTCGACCAGGTGGGGTCGATCCTCGACGAGCGGGTGGGCGCGGAGGAGCTGCGCGGCATGCTGCGACTGCGGCAGGCGGAGCTGGAGACCGCCATGGCCGCCGCGGCGGCCCGGCTCGTCCAGGTCGAGGCAAGGCTCCGGATCATCGAGAGCGAGGGAACCATGCCCGTCGACGACATCGTCGTGAAGAGCCTTCCGCCCGTCCGGCTCGCCGAGCTGACCGCTACGGCCGCGAGTTACGAACCGCAGGACATCGGCCCCGCCATCGGCCCGCTCTTCGACGAGCTGTGCCGCCGCGTCGAGGCGGCCGGGGTCGTCCCGACCGGTCCCGGCACCGCCTACTACGAGGACGCGCCCGGTACGGAGTCCGCAGCGGCCGTCCTCGTCCACGCCGGACTGCCGGTGGCGTCCTCGGTCCGCGCCGAGGACCTCGGGGGTGGGATACGCATCGTCGCGCTGCCCGCGGTGGAGCGGGCCGCGACCGTGGTGCACCGGGGCCCGATGGACGGGGTCCTGCCCACGGCGCAGGCCCTGGCGCGGTGGATCGACGCGCACGGTCACCGCTCGGCCGGGTACGCGCGCGAGCTGAGCCTGGCCTGCCCCGAGGACCCGGAGCAGTGGGTCACCGAACTCCAGGAGCCGCTGGCCGCCACCTCCTGA
- a CDS encoding peptidoglycan-binding domain-containing protein — protein sequence MSQDPDESGIVPDDHLLVRPYVAPSGRPSPSAAAPPAWPQAGPLAFPGPARGPYPGDVPDAAPVPVPAAVPVPAPAAAPAHAAGRSRLPLAVLSLLALAAAGALVLWLSGPDPEPPRAGAPAELSVPVLPDRGPDSGADADVPRPTASVRSGAPTASPSASATGRGPQEPPSPSAAAPGPSGSSGTLRMGDRGPEVRALQELLHGQGFTYVSVTGVFDGQTKRGVSQLQRDRSIKGDPNGVYGPATQAAMR from the coding sequence ATGTCCCAGGACCCTGATGAGAGCGGGATCGTCCCCGACGACCACCTGCTCGTACGCCCGTACGTCGCCCCCTCGGGCCGACCGTCCCCGTCGGCGGCGGCGCCGCCCGCATGGCCGCAGGCCGGCCCGCTGGCCTTCCCCGGCCCGGCGCGCGGCCCGTACCCCGGCGACGTTCCCGATGCCGCTCCCGTTCCCGTTCCCGCTGCCGTCCCTGTTCCGGCCCCCGCCGCTGCCCCCGCCCACGCTGCCGGCCGCAGCAGGCTTCCGCTCGCCGTCCTCAGCCTGCTGGCGCTCGCCGCGGCGGGCGCCCTGGTGCTCTGGCTGAGCGGCCCCGACCCGGAGCCGCCCCGGGCCGGGGCGCCCGCCGAGCTGTCCGTCCCGGTGCTCCCGGACCGCGGCCCGGATTCCGGCGCCGATGCCGACGTACCCCGTCCCACCGCGTCCGTACGGTCCGGTGCGCCCACGGCCTCGCCCAGCGCCTCGGCCACCGGCCGGGGCCCGCAGGAGCCGCCCTCGCCGAGCGCTGCGGCCCCGGGCCCGTCCGGCTCCTCCGGAACGCTGCGGATGGGGGATCGCGGGCCCGAGGTGCGCGCCCTGCAGGAGCTGCTCCACGGGCAGGGGTTCACGTACGTCTCCGTCACCGGCGTCTTCGACGGGCAGACCAAGCGGGGCGTCAGCCAGCTGCAGCGCGACCGCTCCATCAAGGGCGACCCCAACGGCGTCTACGGCCCGGCCACCCAGGCCGCGATGCGGTGA